In Nicotiana tabacum cultivar K326 chromosome 19, ASM71507v2, whole genome shotgun sequence, one DNA window encodes the following:
- the LOC107767536 gene encoding cytochrome P450 94A2-like: MMIVEWELSTSLLFCLIPFLFLFFIKTTLTNLFSSNKSTSKIPKSYPIIGSYFSILANIERRIQWTCDVIQNTSTLTFTLNRPFGFRQIFTANPANVQHMLKTQFHIYQKGNVFKTTMADFLGDGIFNVDGDIWKYQRQVSSHEFNTKSLRKFVETVVDTELNERLIPILATAASKKTVLDFQDILQRFAFDNICKIAFGYDPAYLLPSLPQAKFAVAFEDAVKLSSERFNAIFPFLWKVKRKLNIGSEKILRAAVDNVRQFAKELVKEKQRELNENSSLESVDLLSRFLSTGHSDEDFVTDIVISFILAGRDTTSAALAWFFWLISEHPKTENEILKEIKAKSESPVYDEVKDMIYTHASLCESMRFYPPIPIDTKAATEDNILPDGTFVKKETRVSYHIYAMGRVEKLWGKDWAEFRPERWLDKDDVSGNWSFVAMDTYTYPVFQAGPRICLGKEMAFLQMKRVVAGVLRRFKVVPVAEKGVEPVFVSYLTAKMKGGFPVTIEERNSTDV; this comes from the coding sequence ATGATGATAGTAGAGTGGGAGCTTTCAACCTCTTTACTCTTTTGCCTCATTcctttcctcttcctcttcttcatcaaAACCACTTTAaccaatcttttctcatccaaTAAATCCACCAGCAAAATCCCAAAATCATATCCAATCATTGGTTCCTATTTCTCAATCCTAGCAAACATAGAACGTCGAATTCAATGGACTTGTGATGTTATTCAAAACACTTCCACCTTAACTTTCACTCTCAATCGTCCTTTCGGTTTTCGCCAAATTTTCACAGCTAACCCCGCCAATGTCCAACACATGCTCAAAACCCAATTTCACATTTACCAAAAAGGTAATGTTTTTAAAACAACTATGGCTGATTTTCTTGGTGATGGCATATTTAACGTGGACGGTGACATTTGGAAGTACCAAAGACAAGTTTCAAGCCATGAGTTTAACACAAAATCTCTACGCAAGTTCGTTGAAACTGTTGTTGATACAGAACTCAACGAAAGGCTAATTCCAATTCTTGCTACTGCTGCTTCCAAAAAAACAGTTCTTGATTTTCAAGACATTTTACAAAGGTTTGCTTTTGATAATATTTGTAAAATTGCTTTTGGGTATGATCCTGCTTATTTATTACCATCACTTCCTCAAGCAAAATTTGCTGTTGCTTTTGAAGACGCTGTTAAGCTAAGTAGTGAAAGATTTAATGCTATTTTCCCTTTTCTATGGAAAGTAAAACGAAAGCTCAACATTGGATCTGAGAAAATACTCAGGGCAGCTGTGGATAATGTTCGTCAATTTGCAAAAGAACTcgtcaaagaaaaacaaagagaacTCAATGAAAATTCATCGCTCGAATCAGTGGATTTATTATCAAGATTTTTAAGCACTGGCCATTCGGATGAGGACTTTGTTACAGATATTGTTATAAGTTTCATTTTGGCTGGTCGTGACACAACATCTGCTGCTTTAGCATGGTTCTTTTGGTTAATTTCTGAACACCCAAAAACAGAAAACGAAATCTTAAAAGAGATTAAAGCAAAATCAGAAAGTCCAGTGTATGATGAAGTAAAGGACATGATTTACACACATGCTTCACTTTGTGAAAGCATGAGATTTTACCCTCCAATTCCCATAGATACTAAAGCTGCTACAGAGGATAATATTTTGCCAGATGGTACTTTTGTGAAAAAGGAGACAAGAGTAAGTTATCATATCTATGCAATGGGGAGAGTGGAGAAATTATGGGGAAAAGATTGGGCAGAGTTTAGACCAGAGAGGTGGTTAGATAAGGATGACGTGTCAGGAAATTGGTCTTTTGTGGCTATGGACACGTATACTTATCCTGTTTTTCAGGCGGGACCAAGAATTTGTTTAGGAAAAGAAATGGCATTTTTGCAAATGAAGAGGGTGGTGGCAGGTGTTTTACGGCGGTTCAAGGTGGTTCCGGTGGCAGAAAAAGGTGTTGAGCCGGTCTTTGTGTCTTACCTCACTGCGAAAATGAAAGGTGGTTTCCCTGTGACGATTGAGGAAAGGAACAGTACGGATGTTTGA